Proteins encoded by one window of Arabidopsis thaliana chromosome 2, partial sequence:
- a CDS encoding Cytochrome C oxidase polypeptide VIB family protein (Cytochrome C oxidase polypeptide VIB family protein; BEST Arabidopsis thaliana protein match is: Cytochrome C oxidase polypeptide VIB family protein (TAIR:AT1G32720.1); Has 6 Blast hits to 6 proteins in 1 species: Archae - 0; Bacteria - 0; Metazoa - 0; Fungi - 0; Plants - 6; Viruses - 0; Other Eukaryotes - 0 (source: NCBI BLink).) → MNSLTLKSEEATITKTPRDYLKAKSPKRSVNYLVAHAGEDESIERQENEDDDGRASVEDDDEEDELMSSD, encoded by the coding sequence atgaatagCTTGACATTGAAAAGTGAGGAAGCAACAATTACAAAGACGCCAAGGGATTATTTGAAGGCGAAATCGCCAAAGAGAAGCGTGAACTATCTAGTAGCACACGCCGGAGAGGATGAATCGATTGagagacaagaaaatgaagacgACGACGGAAGAGCAAGTGTTGAGGACGACGACGAAGAGGACGAATTAATGTCGTCcgattaa
- a CDS encoding Cysteine-rich protein (Cysteine-rich protein; LOCATED IN: endomembrane system; BEST Arabidopsis thaliana protein match is: Defensin-like (DEFL) family protein (TAIR:AT2G03936.1); Has 35333 Blast hits to 34131 proteins in 2444 species: Archae - 798; Bacteria - 22429; Metazoa - 974; Fungi - 991; Plants - 531; Viruses - 0; Other Eukaryotes - 9610 (source: NCBI BLink).), producing the protein MTFFLVIILAISSSNYNVLAVSGPPKCIALCRPGYYERFECFHDCITEGYDDGSCVPGPTTAKCGIITKTTNKICYSFAFE; encoded by the exons atgactttttttcttgtaataatCTTGGCAATTTCGTCATCCAACTACAATGTTTTGGCCGTCTCCG gGCCACCGAAATGCATTGCTCTATGTAGGCCAGGGTATTACGAACGTTTTGAATGCTTCCATGATTGTATAACGGAAGGGTATGATGATGGGAGTTGTGTTCCAGGGCCTACAACAGCAAAATGTGGcataatcacaaaaacaacaaataaaatttgttactCCTTTGCTTTCGAAtga